A window of the Plasmodium vivax chromosome 12, whole genome shotgun sequence genome harbors these coding sequences:
- a CDS encoding hypothetical protein, conserved (encoded by transcript PVX_116955A) — protein MVGVKKRPVRKFNLEINLNNDIEDKVRSYIISDRNKMKEKHKQRRKKKIRRRIKMECKISSFVFPNSNKEKKLRLSYINKFIKKKKLIKQHLKEIRERIKHFQAMANTSQSETKENRVHLPKGEEKVWLPTLC, from the coding sequence ATGGTGGGCGTGAAGAAGAGGCCAGTCAGAAAATTCAACCTCGAAATTAACCTGAACAATGACATAGAGGACAAGGTACGGTCATACATAATTTCGGAtagaaacaaaatgaaggaaaagcaTAAacagaggagaaaaaaaaaaataagaagacgAATCAAAATGGAATGTAAAATATCATCCTTTGTTTTCCCCAATTCGAacaaggagaaaaaactGAGGCTAAGTTACATTAAtaagtttataaaaaaaaaaaaattaatcaagCAGCATTTGAAGGAGATAAGAGAGAGGATAAAACATTTCCAAGCCATGGCGAACACAAGTCAGAGCGAAACCAAGGAAAACAGGGTTCATTTgcccaaaggggaagaaaaagtgtGGCTCCCCACTCTCTGCTAG